DNA from Krasilnikovia cinnamomea:
CTTCCAAGGCCAGCGGCTGTTCGGCCTCGGAGACAAGCAGATCTCCCGAATCCGCGGCAGTCGAATGTCCATGGTGTTCCAGGATCCGCTCTCCGCCCTGACTCCGGTCTACACGGTCGGCGACCAGATCGCAGAGACGATCCGGATCCATCAGGGGCTCCGACGGGAGGCCGCCGGCGAGCGGGCGATCGAGCTGCTCGACCTCGTCGGCATCCCGAACCCCCGGCAGCGCTCGAAGGGTTTCCCGCACGAGTTCTCCGGCGGCATGCGGCAACGGGTCATGATCGCGATGGCCATCGCGAACGATCCGGCACTGATCATCGCGGACGAGCCGACGACGGCGCTCGACGTCACCATCCAGGCACAGATCCTGGAGGTGCTGCAGACCGCCCGGAAGACCACCGGCGCGGCCATCATCATGATCACCCACGACCTCGGGGTGGTCGCCGGCTTCGCCGACCGGATGATGGTCATGTACGCGGGCAAGGTCGTCGAAAGCGGCCCGGTCGAAACCGTCTACCAGCAGCCGCGCATGCCATACACGATCGGTCTGCTCGGCTCGATCCCCCGGCTCGACAGGGGAGAGCAGCAGCGGCTGACGCCGATCGAGGGGGTCCCGCCGTCGATGGTGGGCCTTCCCGCCGGCTGCCCGTTCGCGCCCCGCTGCCCGATGCGGATCGATCGCTGCGAGCAGACCGAGCCCGAACTGCTCGGCGTAGTCTCCGACGGCGCCGGACACCTGGCCTCCTGCCATCGCAGCCAGGACATCGCCCAGGAGGGGTTGACCGGCACCGACGTCTTCGCCGCCGCCCCGCTGCCGGAGGCAACCGGCACGGCGCAGCTCCCCCGGGAACAGCGCCCCGTCGTCCTGCAGGTACGTGACCTGGTCAAGGAGTATCCGCTGACCAAGGGGAGCGTGCTGCGGCGCAAGGTCGGCACCCTCCAGGCCGTCGCCGGGATCAGCTTCGACATCCGCGAAGGTGAGACGCTGGGCCTGGTCGGCGAGTCGGGCTGCGGCAAGACCACGACCATCATGGAGATCCTCGAGCTCGCCAAGCCGACGTCGGGCAACATCGCGGTGCTCGGCAAGGACACCACCCAGATGAGCCGCAACGAACGGTTCACGATCCGTCGGGACCTCCAGGTCGTGTTCCAGGACCCGATGGCCTCGCTGGACCCCCGGCTGCCGGTCAGCGACATCCTCGCCGAGCCGATGGCGGCCCACGGCATCCCCGCCCCGGAACGCGACCGGCGCGTCCGGGAGCTGCTGCATCTGGTCGGGCTCCGTCCCGAGCACGCCGACCGCTATCCCGCCAAGTTCTCCGGCGGACAGCGGCAGCGAATCGGCATCGCCCGGGCGCTGGCGCTGGAGCCAAAAGTGCTGGTGCTCGACGAGCCGGTCGCGGCGCTGGACGTCTCGATCCAGGCCGGAGTAATCAACCTGCTCGAGAACCTGAAGGCCGAGCTCGGGCTCTCCTACCTCTTCGTAGCGCACGACCTGTCAGTGGTCAGGCACATCGCCGACCGGGTGGCGGTGATGTATCTCGGGCGCATCGTTGAGATCGGTACGGCTGACCGGGTCTTCGAGACGCCGACACATCCCTACACCCAGGCGCTGCTCTCCGCGATCCCGTTGCCAGATCCGGTCAAGGAGCGGACCCGCCAGCGGATCCTGCTGACCGGCGATCTGCCGAGCCCGGCGAATCCCCCCTCCGGTTGCCGGTTCCGGACCCGCTGCCCCAAGTTCGCCAACGAGCTCAGCGACGATCAGCGACGGCGCTGCCTCGATGAGTCTCCGACGTTGACCGGCCGGGACATCCCAGCCCCGGACCATGAGGTGGCCTGCCATTACCCGGCACCCACCGCGGTCACCTAACGGTCTGTGTGGCCCGTCCACGCGACCGGTGCAAGAAGAATGTCGCGTCCGTGAGACGCCAAGGTGTGGAGGAACTGGTGAGGACACTCTGGAGCGCTAAGACCGCATCTCGTTTGGGGTTGTTGTCGGGCAAGGTCATTCGTTGTTCGGGCATGGACGACGTGGAGAAGTACTGTCCGGAGTCGTTGTGGGTGCTCGCGCAGCCGCTGCTGCCCGCGCACCCGAAACGTCACCAGGGCGGTGGACGACGCCGTATCGATGACCGGACCTGCCTGGCAGCGATCTTGTACGTGCTGCAGAGCGGCTGCGCATGGGAGGCGCTACCGGCCTCGTTCGGCGTCTCGACGCCGACGGCCCACCGCCGGTTCACCGAGTGGACCGCTCACGGGGTCATGAACGCCTTGCATCGGGCCATGCTCGACGTGCTCGGCGCAGCCGGACAGATCGACTGGTCGCGGGCCAGCGTGGACGCCATGCACGTGCGCGCGGTCAAAGGGGGGACCTGACCGGGCCCAGCCCGGTCGATCGCGGTAAGCCCGGCTCCAAGGTCCACGCGGTCGCGGACCGGAACGGGCTTGCCCTGTATGCGGATGTCTCTGCCGCCAACGTCAACGATCATCTGCTGCTCGCGGACGTGGTCGATGGCGTCAGCCCCGTTCGCCAGCCGGTCGGTCGGCCCCGTCACCGGCCGGTCAAGATGCACGGCGACAAGGGCTACGACTACCCGGCCTGCCGCGAGGTGCTGCGTGAGCGCAACATCATCGCCCGGATCGCCCGCCGAGGCATCGAATCATCGTCCCGGCTCGGCCGGTACCGCTACGTCATCGAACGCTGCCTGGAGTGGGTCAGCCGGTTCCGGCGCCTGGTCCGCCGTTACGAACGCAAGGCTTTCCACTTCCTCGGATTCCTGCGCCTGGCCTGCGCTGTCATCTGCTACCGCCGCGCCGTACGCCTCAACCTGCTGACCAGCAACAACCCCAATGAGATGCGGTCTAAGCCGCCGTGTCACGCTCGGCCGTGCGCAGTCGCAGCCCTGGACGGCGCCCGCGTCCGAGTAGAAGTGTGCTGTCGAAGTGGCCAAATCACTTACTTGGAGCGGAGGCCGGTTCGCTGGCTGCGGCATCGGGGGGGCGTCGCAGTGCCGGATATGCCGGGAAAGCATAGTTCAGCCGCTTGGCGATTTCGTCTGCGAGCACGGTGCCCCATGTCGCGCCGCCCCGGTCGGCCATGACGTACGTCGCGCGGAGCACGGCGAGTGTGTTGGCGACGGGCACGGGCAGCGGGCCGGGACCGCGGCTGGCGAACAACTCGTCCACCGTAGCCAGCCAGGCCGTGGCGTCGTCCGGCGCCAGGTCTTCCCGGCTCAGAATGCGGCCTATTGCGCGGGCCACCCGATCCTCCTCCATCTGGGCGTACCGGTAGCTAGTCTGCGCGGTGACCCGGGCCCCGACGACAGCGAGCAGCGCACCGGTCTCCGGAGCGGTCAGCCGGGGTGAGGTGCCGATTGCCCGCACGAGGTCTGCGCCGTGGGCGATCGCGTGGAGCCAGCCGAGCCGATCATCCCAGCCGCGCAGATCCTTCTCCCCCAGCCACCACGACGTGAAGGCGTCGCGCCACCGGCGGACGATGTCCGGCTCGACGAGATTCCGCTCTACGACCGTCGCCAGCACCAGCGGAGCGAAGGTACGGGCCTGCACGTCCGGATGCTCGAATCGTTCGACCAGAGCGCCGCCGATTTCAATCAGCTGGCTGTCCCACTCACCGTGCCGTAGGCCGTTGATCAGTTCTGTGCACCCCCGGTCGTCGCGGACGACCGGATCCGGTGAACCGAGCATCTCCAGAAGCGGCGCGAAGTCCATCCGCCGAGCGTAGTTCCTCGTTCCGCAAGAGGCCTGGTGTCACAGCCATCCGCGTTGTGCCGCCTTCAGTCCGGCTTCGAAGCGACTTCGGGCGTGCAGGCGCTCCATCAGATCGGCCATCATGCGGCGGGCGGTGCGGTGTGAGAAGCCCAGCCGTGTTGCTGCCGCTTCATCGGTGAGTCCCTCGGCGAGGAGTTTCAGCAAGGCTCGCTCCTGACCGTTCAGGCCCTGCCGGTCGGGATCCGATGCGGCTCCGAGTGGCGTAGCAATCGCCCATACATGCTCGAGAAGGGCAACCATCGACGCGACGATGCCAGAGCCGGTGACGTGGAGCGCCCCTTTGCGAGTGTCTGCCGGGTCCAGTGGGATAAGCGCCGCACGCCGATCGACTAGGACCATCCGCGGCGGCAGGATCGCCGAGGTGCGAAACTCCGCGCCGCCGTCGGTGAGGAACCGGGCGTGTGCCAGGGTGGCCGCGTCGTTGCGGATAATGTCTAGCCCGATGGTTCGAATTCGCACGCGCCGCTCCAATAGCTGGGTGTCCTTGCGACAGGCGCGTTCGAGTGCGGCCGGCGATTGAGCGCCACCGGGCATGAACGTCAACACCTCAAACTGGACCTCTCGGGCCATGTGCTCCAGTCGGTCATTCACGGCATCCATACCGAGCAGTTCGGCGGCGACGGAGCTGTTTGCCCGAGCCTGGCCGAACTCGTCGATCAGGTTCGCGATCGCCACCTGGCTGGCGGCGACCTCCTGTTGGCGCCGAGCCAGTTCAGCCTGTTGACGGGCGAGCGCGGCCCGGAGTCCAACGTCGGGGTCGATGACGTGCAGAGTGCCGGGTGCGTCGGCCGATTCGCGCATCAGAGCGAGATTGAAGAGACAGTCTAGACACCTTTCGCGATCAGGGTCTGGCCGGGGACGGTGGGGATTGACCCGTTCCGGTGAGGTAGCCGTCGATCAGACCGGTGCGGTATTGCATGCGTTTGAGGCGGTTCTTGACCGCGGCGGCGAGTTCGGTGGCGGTCCGTGCGGCGAGGTTAGCGAGGCTGCCTTTCATGGTCGACCAGACCTTCTCGACCGGGTTCAGCTCGGGCGCGTAGGCGGGTAGCTGGTAGACACGCAGCCACGCTCTGGCGGCGATCGCCGCTCGGATCGCCGGGGTCTTGTGCACCGACAGGCCGTCCCAGACCAGCACGATCGGCGCCTGGAGCTGCTGGTGGGCGGTGTCCAGCAGCCGGATCAGGTCCGGCTCCCGGAACCCCTTGGGCTCGTCTTTACGCCCGCGGTAGAGCAGGGTGCGGTAGATCAGCCGGCTGTGGTCGCCGGGCCGGTAGCAGCACAGCCCGGCCACCGAGACCCGCACGGTGCCTTTCGCGGTCACCTTCACGACCGGAGTTTCACCTTTGGGCGCCCAGGTGGTGGCCTTGTGC
Protein-coding regions in this window:
- a CDS encoding ABC transporter ATP-binding protein yields the protein MTDAMVAGVPRPAANLGSDGVEPLLRVEDLSVTFRSPAGPLTAVRGISYDVRPGEVLGIVGESGSGKSVSSLAVMGLLPSTATITGSATFQGQRLFGLGDKQISRIRGSRMSMVFQDPLSALTPVYTVGDQIAETIRIHQGLRREAAGERAIELLDLVGIPNPRQRSKGFPHEFSGGMRQRVMIAMAIANDPALIIADEPTTALDVTIQAQILEVLQTARKTTGAAIIMITHDLGVVAGFADRMMVMYAGKVVESGPVETVYQQPRMPYTIGLLGSIPRLDRGEQQRLTPIEGVPPSMVGLPAGCPFAPRCPMRIDRCEQTEPELLGVVSDGAGHLASCHRSQDIAQEGLTGTDVFAAAPLPEATGTAQLPREQRPVVLQVRDLVKEYPLTKGSVLRRKVGTLQAVAGISFDIREGETLGLVGESGCGKTTTIMEILELAKPTSGNIAVLGKDTTQMSRNERFTIRRDLQVVFQDPMASLDPRLPVSDILAEPMAAHGIPAPERDRRVRELLHLVGLRPEHADRYPAKFSGGQRQRIGIARALALEPKVLVLDEPVAALDVSIQAGVINLLENLKAELGLSYLFVAHDLSVVRHIADRVAVMYLGRIVEIGTADRVFETPTHPYTQALLSAIPLPDPVKERTRQRILLTGDLPSPANPPSGCRFRTRCPKFANELSDDQRRRCLDESPTLTGRDIPAPDHEVACHYPAPTAVT
- a CDS encoding helix-turn-helix domain-containing protein, whose amino-acid sequence is MRESADAPGTLHVIDPDVGLRAALARQQAELARRQQEVAASQVAIANLIDEFGQARANSSVAAELLGMDAVNDRLEHMAREVQFEVLTFMPGGAQSPAALERACRKDTQLLERRVRIRTIGLDIIRNDAATLAHARFLTDGGAEFRTSAILPPRMVLVDRRAALIPLDPADTRKGALHVTGSGIVASMVALLEHVWAIATPLGAASDPDRQGLNGQERALLKLLAEGLTDEAAATRLGFSHRTARRMMADLMERLHARSRFEAGLKAAQRGWL
- a CDS encoding transposase; the protein is MAGGRRVAARRAAWICFADECGQTLKAHKATTWAPKGETPVVKVTAKGTVRVSVAGLCCYRPGDHSRLIYRTLLYRGRKDEPKGFREPDLIRLLDTAHQQLQAPIVLVWDGLSVHKTPAIRAAIAARAWLRVYQLPAYAPELNPVEKVWSTMKGSLANLAARTATELAAAVKNRLKRMQYRTGLIDGYLTGTGQSPPSPARP
- a CDS encoding DUF2785 domain-containing protein; amino-acid sequence: MDFAPLLEMLGSPDPVVRDDRGCTELINGLRHGEWDSQLIEIGGALVERFEHPDVQARTFAPLVLATVVERNLVEPDIVRRWRDAFTSWWLGEKDLRGWDDRLGWLHAIAHGADLVRAIGTSPRLTAPETGALLAVVGARVTAQTSYRYAQMEEDRVARAIGRILSREDLAPDDATAWLATVDELFASRGPGPLPVPVANTLAVLRATYVMADRGGATWGTVLADEIAKRLNYAFPAYPALRRPPDAAASEPASAPSK